In one Pempheris klunzingeri isolate RE-2024b chromosome 8, fPemKlu1.hap1, whole genome shotgun sequence genomic region, the following are encoded:
- the rwdd1 gene encoding RWD domain-containing protein 1, with translation MTDYAEEQRNELEAIESIYPDSFTVLSDDPTSFTITVTSDAGENGETVEATLKFTYVENYPDEPPLWEIHSQENLEDSDVEDVLTLLQQQAEENLGMVMIFTLVTAVQEKLNEIVDVMKNRREEEKLRKEREAEEAEKVAFQGTVVTIENFLAWKAKFELEMAELRRKKLKEEEQAKSKLSGKQLFETDHNLDTSDIQFLEDAGNNVEVDESLFQEIEDLDLDEDDPDFDPLEMGSDED, from the exons ATGACAGACTACGCCGAAGAGCAAAGGAATGAACTTGAAGCCATAGAGTCCATCTACCCAGACTCTTTCACAG TGCTTTCAGATGATCCCACCAGCTTCACCATCACTGTCACATCAGATGCAGGGGAGAATGGTGAAA cCGTGGAAGCAACACTAAAGTTCACATATGTAGAGAATTACCCAGATGAGCCTCCACTGTGGGAGATCCACTCCCAGGAGAACCTGGAGGATAGTGACGTGGAGGACGTCCTTACATTACTGCAGCAACAG GCAGAAGAAAACCTGGGCATGGTGATGATTTTCACCCTGGTCACAGCCGTTCAGGAGAAACTCAATGAAATCGTCGATGTGATGAAAAACCGACGAGAAGAGGAGAAACTgcggaaagagagagaggcagaggaagcagagaag gtAGCCTTCCAGGGCACGGTTGTAACCATTGAAAACTTTCTGGCGTGGAAAGCCAAGTTTGAGCTGGAGATggctgagctgaggaggaaaaagctgaaagaggaggagcaggccaaATCCAAACTCTCTG GTAAACAGCTGTTTGAGACAGACCACAACCTGGACACATCTGACATTCAGTTCCTTGAAGACG ctggaaacaacGTTGAAGTAGATGAGTCACTATTCCAGGAGATTGAAGACTTGGACTTGGATGAGGATGACCCAGACTTTGACCCTTTAGAGATGGGCAGTGATGAGGACTAA
- the LOC139205874 gene encoding calcium homeostasis modulator protein 5-like: MDNFQTVLRFFMNQKATIGYSFMALLTIGGERIFSMVSFQCPCNREQNFAYGLTFLLGPAAVLLIFGLFFNTRLWRLYTGCCLNPMKLCPRGNCIGCLRVFMSIFVGACVAPVMWLSVALLNGTFYECAISGLDQNLVVKLFCKNMTVECVEGLARVPCDRSKLSSDKRMELLLMFRAQSQILGWCIIITAAIAGLLGTCYTNCRSKVSFLQLTFWKRYMEKEKEHFDAFAVDYATKLAERNLQSFFENKEPAPFPLPNHKAWEEISAHYTFSRSEQYYSTLQLYVERMDRDFTPEKRPVMDFDHGMEMS; encoded by the exons ATGGATAATTTCCAGACTGTCCTGCGTTTCTTCATGAACCAGAAAGCCACCATTGGCTACAGTTTCATGGCTCTCCTGACTATAGGCGGGGAGCGGATCTTCTCTATGGTCTCCTTTCAGTGCCCGTGCAACCGTGAACAGAACTTTGCCTATGGGCTGACTTTCCTGCTGGGACCggctgcagtgctgctgatTTTTGGTCTGTTCTTCAATACCAGGTTGTGGAGGCTCTACACTGGTTGCTGCCTCAATCCCATGAAGCTTTGCCCCCGTGGGAACTGCATCGGCTGCCTAAGGGTGTTTATGAGCATTTTCGTTGGGGCGTGTGTGGCTCCTGTAATGTGGCTCTCTGTGGCCCTGCTCAACGGGACCTTTTATGAGTGCGCTATCAGTGGTCTGGATCAAAACCTGGTGGTGAAACTGTTCTGTAAGAACATGACTGTGGAGTGTGTGGAGGGGCTGGCCCGAGTACCATGTGACCGGTCCAAACTGTCCAGTGATAAGCgcatggagctgctgctgatgttcaGGGCCCAGTCACAG ATCCTGGGCTGGTGTATCATCATTACCGCGGCCATCGCTGGACTCCTGGGGACCTGCTACACAAATTGTCGCTCCAAAGTCAGCTTCCTGCAGCTCACGTTCTGGAAACGCTATatggaaaaagagaaggagcaCTTTGATGCCTTCGCTGTGGACTACGCCACCAAGCTGGCAGAGAGAAACCTGCAGAGCTTCTTTGAGAACAAGGAGCCTGCTCCGTTTCCTCTCCCCAACCACAAAGCATGGGAGGAGATTTCTGCACACTACACCTTTTCCAGGAGCGAGCAGTATTACAGCACTCTGCAGCTTTACGTGGAGAGGATGGACAGGGACTTCACACCAGAGAAGAGACCTGTCATGGATTTCGATCATGGAATGGAGATGAGCTAG